In Amycolatopsis endophytica, the following are encoded in one genomic region:
- a CDS encoding 8-oxoguanine deaminase: MTLILENAAVATVDAEGTEYRNGHVVIDGDTITAVGNGPAIVPGERVDLSGCLVTPGLVNTHHHLYQWATRGLAPDATLFEWLVHLYPVWGRLDADITHAAATAGMAHLAMTGCTTVADHHYVFPRDAGDQIAALVEAAGRIGIRAHLVRGSMDRGESDGGLPPDNLVETTEDALLGTEAAIDAHHDASPGARIRIAAGPCSPFTVSEELMRQAAELARRKGVRLHTHLAETLDEEKQCLAENGCTPAEYADQLGWLGEDVWFAHTVHLEKAAIRRMGATRTGSAHCPTSNGRLGTGIAPVRDLLDAGAPVGLGVDGAASNESAGLGEELHQALLQARQRGGPTALTVREALWMGTMGGARCLGRDGELGSIERGKLADLAVWDLNGLRYAGIEDPVAALVLGATPSLRLLLSGGRTVVADGELRTDDEPAIARDLAAASRRLR, from the coding sequence ATGACGCTGATCCTGGAGAACGCCGCGGTCGCGACCGTCGACGCCGAGGGCACCGAGTACCGCAACGGGCACGTCGTGATCGACGGCGACACCATCACCGCGGTCGGCAACGGCCCGGCGATCGTGCCGGGCGAGCGCGTCGACCTGAGCGGTTGCCTGGTCACGCCGGGGCTGGTCAACACCCATCACCACCTCTACCAGTGGGCCACTCGCGGCCTCGCGCCCGACGCCACGCTGTTCGAGTGGCTGGTCCACCTGTACCCGGTCTGGGGGCGGCTCGACGCGGACATCACGCACGCCGCCGCCACCGCGGGCATGGCGCACCTGGCGATGACCGGCTGCACGACGGTCGCCGACCACCACTACGTCTTCCCACGCGACGCGGGCGACCAGATCGCGGCGCTGGTCGAGGCGGCAGGCCGGATCGGAATCCGAGCGCATCTCGTCCGCGGCTCGATGGACCGCGGCGAGTCCGACGGCGGCCTGCCCCCGGACAACCTGGTGGAAACCACCGAGGACGCGTTGCTGGGCACCGAAGCGGCCATCGACGCCCACCACGACGCCTCGCCCGGCGCGCGCATCCGGATCGCCGCCGGACCGTGCTCACCCTTCACGGTGAGCGAGGAGCTGATGCGCCAGGCCGCGGAACTGGCCCGGCGCAAGGGGGTCCGGCTGCACACCCACCTCGCCGAGACGCTGGACGAGGAGAAGCAGTGCCTCGCCGAGAACGGGTGCACCCCCGCCGAGTATGCGGATCAGCTGGGCTGGCTCGGCGAGGACGTGTGGTTCGCCCACACCGTGCACCTGGAGAAGGCCGCGATCCGGCGGATGGGCGCGACCCGCACCGGCTCCGCGCACTGCCCGACGTCGAACGGGCGGCTGGGCACCGGGATCGCCCCGGTCCGGGACCTGCTCGACGCGGGCGCGCCGGTCGGACTGGGCGTCGACGGCGCGGCGTCCAACGAGTCCGCCGGGCTCGGCGAGGAGCTGCACCAGGCGTTGCTGCAGGCGCGGCAGCGCGGCGGTCCGACCGCGCTGACCGTCCGGGAAGCGTTGTGGATGGGCACGATGGGCGGCGCGCGGTGCCTCGGACGGGACGGTGAACTGGGTTCGATCGAGCGCGGCAAGCTCGCCGACCTCGCGGTGTGGGACCTGAACGGCCTGCGGTACGCCGGTATCGAGGATCCGGTGGCCGCGCTCGTGCTCGGCGCGACGCCGTCGCTGAGGCTGCTCCTCTCCGGTGGCCGCACGGTCGTCGCCGACGGGGAGTTGCGCACCGACGACGAGCCGGCGATCGCGCGTGATCTGGCCGCGGCGAGCAGGAGGTTGCGATGA
- a CDS encoding TetR/AcrR family transcriptional regulator: MGNTKERILAASAELFRRNGYTGTGLKQIVSEASAPFGSLYHFFPGGKEQLAEEVIRTSGMEYAKLFDLLIAPAPDLVTGLEQAFAAAAVTLRETDYADACPIATVALEVASTNDTLRRATADVFGAWISTGTAAFTRFGLTEDASRRLTIAVITSLEGAFVLSRSLRDVEPLAVAGEAAVAMARELAAASGSGR, from the coding sequence GTGGGCAACACCAAGGAACGCATCCTGGCGGCCAGCGCGGAGCTGTTCCGGCGCAACGGCTACACCGGCACCGGGCTCAAGCAGATCGTCAGCGAGGCGAGCGCGCCGTTCGGCTCGCTCTACCACTTCTTCCCCGGCGGCAAGGAACAGCTGGCCGAGGAGGTCATCCGCACCTCGGGCATGGAGTACGCGAAGCTGTTCGACCTGCTGATCGCGCCGGCGCCGGACCTGGTGACCGGTCTGGAACAGGCGTTCGCCGCGGCGGCGGTGACACTGCGGGAGACGGACTACGCGGACGCCTGCCCGATCGCGACCGTGGCGCTGGAGGTGGCCAGCACCAACGACACCCTGCGCCGCGCGACGGCCGACGTCTTCGGGGCGTGGATCTCGACCGGGACCGCGGCCTTCACCCGGTTCGGCCTGACGGAGGACGCGTCCCGCCGGTTGACGATCGCGGTGATCACGAGCCTGGAGGGGGCTTTCGTGCTGAGCCGGTCGCTGCGGGACGTCGAACCACTGGCCGTCGCGGGCGAGGCCGCCGTCGCGATGGCCCGCGAACTGGCAGCCGCTTCCGGTTCCGGACGGTGA
- a CDS encoding (2Fe-2S)-binding protein, translating into MRVNVTVNGEAREADDVWEGESLLYLLRERLGLPGSKNACEQGECGSCTVYLDGTPVCACLVAAGQVEGREVRTVEGLARGDRLDPVQQSFVDAGAVQCGFCTPGLVVAAHDLLARVPEPSDEEIREALAGNLCRCTGYEKILDAVRAVAR; encoded by the coding sequence ATGCGCGTGAACGTGACGGTCAACGGCGAGGCCCGCGAGGCCGACGACGTGTGGGAGGGCGAGAGCCTGCTCTACCTGCTGCGGGAACGGCTCGGTCTGCCCGGATCGAAGAACGCCTGTGAGCAGGGCGAATGCGGGTCCTGCACGGTCTACCTCGACGGCACGCCGGTGTGCGCCTGCCTGGTCGCGGCCGGTCAGGTGGAGGGCCGGGAGGTTCGCACGGTGGAGGGGCTGGCGCGGGGAGACCGGCTCGATCCGGTGCAGCAGTCCTTTGTGGACGCAGGTGCGGTGCAATGCGGCTTCTGCACGCCCGGTCTGGTGGTCGCCGCGCACGATCTGCTCGCCCGGGTGCCGGAACCCAGCGACGAGGAGATCCGCGAGGCGCTGGCCGGGAACCTGTGCCGCTGCACCGGGTACGAGAAGATCCTCGACGCGGTGCGGGCGGTGGCACGATGA
- a CDS encoding 2-oxo-4-hydroxy-4-carboxy-5-ureidoimidazoline decarboxylase codes for MTVTLADFNTTDVRELLVACLDVPRWVDTVLAGRPYPDLAALTAAARLTLTEDEIRRAIEAHPRIGDRSAAGWSRAEQSGVDDDGAAKFRAANVEYEERFGHVFLVCASGRSGEELLANLRERMTNDPATELAVAGRELVKIAVLRLGKAVTA; via the coding sequence GTGACTGTCACCCTCGCCGACTTCAACACCACCGACGTCCGGGAGCTCCTTGTCGCCTGCCTGGATGTGCCGCGCTGGGTGGACACGGTGCTGGCCGGGCGGCCCTACCCCGATCTCGCGGCGCTGACCGCCGCCGCGCGCCTCACCCTCACCGAGGACGAGATCCGCCGCGCCATCGAAGCCCATCCCCGGATCGGCGACAGATCGGCTGCCGGCTGGTCCCGCGCCGAACAGTCCGGTGTGGACGACGACGGGGCCGCGAAGTTCCGCGCCGCGAACGTCGAGTACGAAGAGCGCTTCGGGCACGTGTTCCTGGTGTGCGCGAGCGGCCGGAGCGGCGAGGAGCTGCTGGCGAACCTGCGCGAGCGGATGACCAACGACCCGGCCACGGAACTGGCCGTCGCCGGGCGGGAACTGGTGAAGATCGCCGTGCTGCGGCTGGGCAAGGCGGTGACGGCGTGA
- a CDS encoding WD40 repeat domain-containing protein: MRNPFRRRRTSPDSGFELCGHDASVHCLTTVPTADGVLLASGDAEGAVLLWDPGTGEQLAGPVTADSSGVRGLAAVELGDGDWALACCGADGVTLWDPRRMGEAGYRPRSLTGNRTSALAVVPAEPRLIVIADADAVRVVDPATGRQVFASDHPPQPRGPDADQVHELAGVRFGDTAGFIAMRYFATTELWEQQGPSWRQRSAPFGELERNVLTTFGSQLAVTARRGIEVWDLRTGGRTARGELNAPFKKLAPVSLGSRQVVAAAFREHHDCGVQLWDPLRPDALTAPVNRHGPAFGDPEMGGATINALVGIALPDGTARVASAANDGCVLISPPLGEDDLVSGQHAGAAPPRGDGGNFARVRTSGGEIIGLWFGDEAHARDRMLLETVLFNEDLLDSLHTEPRLVPNTYDDKGGVFVMFGRHRAPGELS, from the coding sequence ATGCGCAACCCGTTCCGCCGGCGCCGCACCTCACCGGACAGCGGCTTCGAGCTGTGCGGACACGACGCGAGCGTGCACTGCCTGACAACCGTGCCGACCGCCGACGGGGTGCTGCTGGCCAGCGGCGACGCCGAGGGCGCGGTGCTGCTGTGGGACCCCGGGACCGGCGAACAGCTCGCCGGTCCCGTCACGGCCGACAGCAGCGGGGTCCGTGGCCTCGCCGCGGTCGAGCTCGGCGACGGCGACTGGGCGCTGGCGTGTTGTGGTGCGGACGGCGTCACGCTCTGGGATCCGCGCCGGATGGGCGAGGCGGGGTACCGACCACGGTCGCTCACGGGGAACCGGACGTCGGCGCTCGCGGTCGTTCCCGCGGAGCCGCGGCTGATCGTGATCGCGGACGCCGACGCGGTGCGGGTGGTCGACCCGGCGACCGGTCGGCAGGTGTTCGCGTCGGACCATCCTCCGCAGCCGCGCGGCCCCGACGCCGATCAGGTCCACGAGCTGGCCGGAGTTCGCTTCGGCGACACGGCCGGGTTCATCGCCATGCGGTACTTCGCCACCACCGAGCTGTGGGAACAGCAGGGGCCGTCATGGCGGCAGCGGTCCGCCCCGTTCGGCGAACTCGAACGCAACGTGCTGACGACCTTCGGCTCCCAGCTCGCCGTGACGGCGCGGCGCGGGATCGAGGTGTGGGACCTGCGGACCGGCGGGCGCACCGCCCGGGGTGAGCTGAACGCGCCGTTCAAGAAGCTCGCGCCGGTGTCGCTGGGTTCGCGCCAGGTCGTCGCCGCGGCCTTCCGGGAGCACCACGACTGCGGCGTGCAACTGTGGGATCCGCTGCGGCCGGACGCGCTCACCGCTCCGGTCAACCGGCACGGGCCCGCGTTCGGCGATCCGGAGATGGGCGGCGCGACGATCAACGCGCTCGTGGGCATCGCCCTCCCGGACGGAACGGCACGGGTCGCGAGCGCGGCCAACGACGGCTGCGTGCTGATCTCACCGCCCCTCGGCGAGGACGACCTGGTCAGCGGACAGCACGCCGGAGCCGCTCCACCGAGGGGTGACGGCGGGAACTTCGCCAGGGTGCGGACATCCGGTGGCGAGATCATCGGTCTGTGGTTCGGCGACGAGGCACACGCGCGGGACCGGATGCTGCTCGAAACCGTGCTGTTCAACGAGGACCTCCTCGATTCCCTGCACACGGAACCGCGGCTGGTGCCCAACACCTACGACGACAAGGGCGGGGTGTTCGTCATGTTCGGCCGGCACCGCGCACCCGGCGAGCTCAGCTGA
- the pucD gene encoding xanthine dehydrogenase subunit D, with translation MTTSVERTTTAGGIGASPRRPDGIVKVRGEFAYSSDLWHEDMVWGVTLRSPHPHARITGIDLTEALRVPGVEAVLTHEDVPGVNRYGLEHPDQPVLAVDVVRYQGEPVALVAADHPETARRAMKRIRVDYEVLEPVTDAEAAVRGDGPLVHPNGNVVRHVPVRRGDHSRGAEVVVSGVYEVGMQDQAFLGPESGLAVPAGDGGVDLYVATQWLHVDQRQIVAALGLPEDRVRLTLGGVGGAFGGREDLSIQVHACLLALRTGKPVKMVYNREESFYGHVHRHPAKMYYEHGADRDGKLVYVKAKLYLDGGAYASSTGAVVANAATLGVGPYDVDNVEVDCWGAYTNNPPCGAMRGFGAVQAAFAYESQLDKLAAACGLDPVEVRVRNAMSEGSRMPTGQIVDSAAPVAELLHRLAAKPLPPQPSGERDLRTLPGGVSNTTHGEGVVRGVGYAVGIKNICFSEGFDDYSTARVQLRVAGDEAAATVRTAACEVGQGLVTVLQQIVRTELGVEQVAILPMDTSIGNAGSTSASRQTYVTGGAVRAACLAVRAALVERVGSPDLELTGGKLVSRRDGVLADLVDVLGDDVLDETVEWRHRPTDVLDPETGAGNAHVQYGFAAHRAVVDVDTELGLVKVVALDCAQDVGRALNPQAVLGQIHGGSAQGLGLAVMEEIQTHEGKIRNPSFTDYLIPTVLDMPPMDVDVLELADPHAPYGLRGVGEPPTISSTPAIVAAIRAATGKELPRVPVRPEHIVS, from the coding sequence ATGACGACGTCGGTCGAGCGCACCACCACGGCGGGCGGGATCGGCGCCAGCCCGCGCCGCCCGGACGGGATCGTGAAGGTACGCGGCGAGTTCGCGTACTCCTCCGACCTGTGGCACGAGGACATGGTGTGGGGCGTGACGCTGCGCAGCCCGCATCCGCACGCGCGCATCACCGGCATCGACCTGACCGAGGCGCTGCGGGTGCCCGGCGTCGAGGCCGTGCTGACCCACGAGGACGTGCCGGGGGTGAACCGGTACGGGCTGGAGCACCCGGACCAGCCCGTCCTGGCCGTCGACGTGGTGCGATACCAGGGCGAACCGGTCGCGCTCGTGGCGGCCGATCACCCGGAGACCGCGCGCCGGGCGATGAAACGCATCCGCGTCGACTACGAGGTGCTGGAACCCGTCACCGACGCCGAAGCAGCCGTGCGCGGGGACGGGCCGTTGGTCCACCCGAACGGCAACGTCGTCCGGCATGTGCCGGTGCGACGAGGTGACCACTCGCGCGGCGCCGAGGTGGTGGTCTCGGGCGTCTACGAAGTGGGGATGCAGGATCAGGCCTTCCTCGGTCCCGAGTCCGGGCTCGCTGTTCCGGCCGGGGACGGTGGCGTCGACCTGTACGTCGCGACGCAGTGGCTGCACGTCGACCAGCGGCAGATCGTGGCCGCGCTAGGGCTCCCCGAGGACAGGGTGCGGCTCACGCTCGGCGGGGTCGGCGGCGCGTTCGGCGGGCGTGAGGACCTGTCCATCCAGGTGCACGCGTGCCTGCTCGCGCTGCGCACCGGCAAACCGGTGAAGATGGTCTACAACCGCGAGGAATCGTTCTACGGTCACGTGCACCGGCACCCGGCGAAGATGTACTACGAGCACGGCGCCGACCGCGACGGGAAACTCGTCTACGTCAAGGCGAAGCTCTACCTCGACGGCGGTGCGTACGCGTCGTCGACGGGCGCGGTCGTCGCGAACGCCGCGACGCTGGGTGTGGGCCCGTACGACGTCGACAACGTCGAGGTCGACTGCTGGGGCGCGTACACGAACAACCCGCCCTGCGGCGCGATGCGCGGGTTCGGCGCGGTGCAGGCCGCGTTCGCCTATGAGTCCCAACTGGACAAGCTCGCCGCGGCGTGCGGTCTGGACCCGGTGGAGGTGCGGGTCCGCAACGCGATGAGCGAGGGATCGCGCATGCCGACCGGGCAGATCGTCGACTCGGCCGCACCGGTCGCGGAGCTGCTCCACAGGCTGGCCGCGAAACCGCTGCCGCCGCAGCCGTCCGGCGAACGCGATCTGCGGACGCTGCCGGGCGGCGTTTCGAACACGACCCACGGCGAGGGCGTGGTGCGCGGGGTCGGTTACGCCGTCGGGATCAAGAACATCTGCTTCTCCGAGGGCTTCGACGACTACTCGACCGCGCGCGTGCAGCTGCGGGTGGCCGGGGACGAGGCGGCGGCGACGGTCCGGACCGCGGCGTGCGAGGTCGGGCAGGGCCTGGTGACGGTGCTGCAGCAGATCGTGCGGACCGAGCTGGGTGTGGAGCAGGTCGCGATCCTGCCGATGGACACCTCGATCGGCAACGCGGGTTCGACCTCGGCGTCCCGCCAGACGTACGTGACCGGGGGAGCGGTGCGCGCGGCATGCCTGGCGGTGCGGGCGGCGCTGGTCGAGCGGGTGGGTTCGCCCGATCTGGAACTGACCGGCGGCAAGCTGGTGTCCCGCCGCGACGGTGTGCTCGCCGACCTGGTGGACGTGCTCGGCGACGACGTGCTCGACGAGACGGTCGAGTGGCGGCACCGGCCGACCGACGTGCTCGATCCGGAGACCGGCGCCGGGAACGCCCACGTGCAGTACGGTTTCGCGGCGCACCGGGCGGTCGTGGACGTGGACACCGAGCTGGGCCTGGTGAAGGTGGTCGCGCTGGACTGCGCCCAGGACGTGGGGCGGGCGCTGAACCCGCAGGCCGTGCTGGGCCAGATCCACGGCGGATCGGCGCAGGGGCTCGGCCTGGCGGTAATGGAGGAGATCCAGACGCACGAGGGGAAGATCCGGAACCCGTCGTTCACCGACTACCTGATCCCGACGGTGCTCGACATGCCCCCGATGGACGTCGACGTGCTGGAACTGGCCGACCCCCACGCCCCCTACGGCCTGCGCGGCGTCGGCGAGCCCCCGACGATTTCCTCCACACCGGCGATCGTGGCCGCGATCCGCGCGGCGACGGGGAAGGAACTGCCGCGCGTGCCGGTGCGGCCGGAGCACATCGTCAGCTGA
- a CDS encoding nucleobase:cation symporter-2 family protein, with the protein MTTTAAPASEVHPVDRRPPALQLIVGGVQHVAAMYAGVVAPPLIIGAAVGLTGGQLSLLISASLFTAGLATLLQTLGVWRFGARLPLVNGVTFANVAPVMAIVSQHGSQNALGVVYGATLIGAALIVLAAPFFSRLTRFFPPLVTGTVITLIGISLLPVAIQWISNQQDSADGHGILLAALTLLAVLAFNRFLPGFWSRIALLLGLVAGTLVAWPLGEVDTSTFREAPAFGVASPFHFGTPAFDIAAIISIAIVMLVIMAESTADMLALGEVVGRPTTQRTLADGLRADGVATAVSTVFGGFACTAFAQNVGLVALTRMFSRYVVAACGAVLVLLGLFPVAGGVVALVPQPVLGGAGLVLFGSVAVSGIRTLSTAAFDRPANVTIVAAALGVGIIPIAAPEFYAHFPSAVQTVLDSGISAGCVVAVVLNLVFGSRRERTPATGS; encoded by the coding sequence GTGACCACGACCGCCGCCCCAGCGTCCGAAGTTCATCCCGTCGACCGCAGACCCCCAGCACTCCAACTGATCGTCGGCGGCGTGCAGCATGTCGCCGCGATGTACGCGGGCGTCGTCGCGCCGCCGTTGATCATCGGGGCGGCGGTCGGGCTCACCGGCGGTCAGCTGAGCCTGCTGATCAGCGCCAGCCTGTTCACCGCGGGCCTGGCGACGCTGCTGCAAACCCTCGGCGTGTGGCGGTTCGGGGCGCGGCTGCCACTGGTCAACGGCGTCACGTTCGCCAATGTCGCCCCGGTGATGGCAATCGTGTCGCAGCACGGGTCCCAGAACGCGCTCGGCGTCGTCTACGGCGCGACCCTCATCGGTGCCGCCCTGATCGTCCTCGCCGCACCGTTCTTCTCGCGCCTCACCCGGTTCTTCCCGCCGCTGGTGACCGGCACGGTGATCACCCTCATCGGGATTTCGCTGCTGCCGGTGGCGATCCAGTGGATCTCGAACCAGCAGGACTCCGCGGACGGGCACGGCATCCTGCTCGCCGCGCTCACGCTGCTGGCGGTGCTCGCGTTCAACCGGTTCCTGCCCGGTTTCTGGAGCCGGATCGCGCTACTGCTCGGGCTGGTCGCCGGCACGCTCGTCGCGTGGCCGCTGGGCGAGGTCGACACGTCGACCTTCCGTGAGGCGCCCGCGTTCGGCGTCGCGAGCCCGTTCCACTTCGGCACCCCGGCCTTCGACATCGCCGCCATCATCTCCATCGCGATCGTGATGCTCGTGATCATGGCCGAGAGCACGGCGGACATGCTGGCGCTCGGCGAGGTCGTCGGGCGCCCGACCACCCAACGCACGCTCGCCGACGGTCTGCGCGCGGACGGTGTCGCCACCGCGGTGTCCACGGTCTTCGGCGGGTTCGCCTGCACCGCGTTCGCGCAGAACGTCGGGCTGGTCGCGCTGACCCGCATGTTCAGCCGGTACGTGGTAGCCGCGTGCGGAGCGGTCCTGGTGCTGCTCGGCCTGTTCCCGGTCGCCGGTGGCGTGGTCGCGCTGGTGCCGCAACCGGTGCTCGGCGGGGCCGGGCTGGTGCTGTTCGGCAGCGTCGCGGTCAGCGGCATCCGGACCCTGTCCACAGCCGCGTTCGACCGGCCGGCGAACGTGACGATCGTGGCGGCCGCGCTCGGCGTGGGCATCATCCCGATCGCCGCGCCGGAGTTCTACGCGCACTTCCCGTCGGCCGTGCAGACGGTGCTCGACTCCGGCATCAGCGCCGGCTGCGTGGTGGCCGTGGTGCTCAACCTGGTTTTCGGCTCGCGGCGGGAACGAACTCCCGCAACAGGGTCGTGA
- the uraH gene encoding hydroxyisourate hydrolase: MSLVTTHVLDTAAGKPAAGIAVRLESGGVEIARGHTDDDGRIRDLGPDALEPGVYRLVFDTGAYLGPDAFFPEVTVSFRVVDGARHHHVPVLLSPFSYSTYRGS; this comes from the coding sequence GTGAGCCTGGTGACCACTCACGTTCTGGACACCGCCGCGGGCAAACCGGCCGCGGGCATCGCGGTGCGGCTGGAGTCCGGCGGCGTGGAGATCGCGCGGGGCCACACCGACGACGACGGCCGCATCCGTGATCTCGGCCCCGACGCGCTGGAGCCCGGCGTCTACCGGCTGGTGTTCGACACCGGCGCCTACCTCGGCCCGGACGCGTTCTTCCCGGAGGTCACGGTGTCCTTCCGCGTCGTCGACGGCGCCCGGCACCACCACGTGCCGGTGCTGCTGAGCCCGTTCTCCTACTCGACCTACCGAGGGAGCTGA
- a CDS encoding FAD binding domain-containing protein — MEFLRPATLAEALAAKAGRPDAVPLAGGTDVMVELNFDHRRPGALLDLTRISELREWTTDGPSIRLGAGVPYTRLITELGDRLPALAMASRTVGSPQIRNRGTVGGNLGAASPAGDTHPVLLATGARVEAASVRGTRMIDAGEFYVGVKKHSLEPDELIVAVHLPVATAPQQFAKVGTRNAMVIAVCSFAVVLDPENRRAGAAIGSAAPTPRHATDAEEFLAGELPWDAPVPLRDSVKRRFGELVASAAAPIDDVRGTAEYREHALAVLARRTLGWAWQDYLGSERTCA; from the coding sequence ATGGAATTCCTGCGACCGGCGACCCTCGCCGAGGCGCTCGCCGCGAAGGCCGGGCGTCCGGACGCCGTGCCCTTGGCCGGTGGCACGGATGTCATGGTCGAGCTGAACTTCGATCACCGCCGTCCGGGCGCGCTGCTCGATCTGACGCGCATTTCGGAGCTGCGCGAGTGGACCACCGACGGGCCGTCGATCCGGCTCGGCGCGGGTGTTCCCTACACCCGGCTGATCACCGAGCTGGGTGACAGGCTGCCCGCGCTCGCGATGGCGTCACGGACCGTCGGGTCGCCGCAGATCCGCAACCGCGGGACGGTCGGCGGGAACCTGGGCGCGGCTTCGCCCGCCGGGGACACGCATCCGGTGCTGTTGGCCACCGGCGCGCGCGTCGAGGCCGCCTCGGTGCGTGGCACGCGGATGATCGACGCGGGCGAGTTCTACGTCGGCGTCAAGAAGCACAGCCTGGAACCGGATGAGCTGATCGTCGCGGTGCACCTGCCGGTCGCCACCGCGCCGCAGCAGTTCGCGAAGGTCGGCACGCGCAACGCGATGGTCATCGCGGTCTGCTCGTTCGCCGTCGTGCTCGATCCGGAGAACCGGCGGGCCGGTGCGGCGATCGGCTCCGCGGCGCCCACCCCACGGCATGCGACCGACGCCGAAGAGTTCCTGGCAGGCGAGCTGCCGTGGGACGCGCCGGTGCCGTTGCGGGACTCGGTGAAACGGCGTTTCGGCGAACTCGTCGCTTCCGCGGCGGCGCCGATCGACGACGTGCGCGGCACCGCGGAGTACCGCGAGCACGCGCTGGCGGTGCTCGCCCGCCGCACGCTCGGCTGGGCCTGGCAGGACTACCTCGGAAGTGAGCGGACATGCGCGTGA
- the pucL gene encoding factor-independent urate hydroxylase has protein sequence MAITLGPNQYGKAEVRLVTVTRTGETHHLKDLTVSTALRGDLAATHLTGDNSDVVATDTQKNTVYAFAKQSPVGEIEDFALRLGRHFVSSFRQITGARVTIDEHGWDRIPVDGHPHDHAFSRGGEEKRTTVVTIDGDRSWVVSGLRDLVVLKSAGSEFHGFPRDEYTTLAETDDRILATAVTARWRYQGADIDWRTSFAEIRRILLETFATKHSLSLQQTLYAMGAAVLEERTEVAEIRLSMPNKHHFVVDLSPFGLTNDNEVFHAADRPYGLIEGTVLREEAEDCGSAWQ, from the coding sequence ATGGCGATCACGCTGGGCCCCAACCAGTACGGCAAGGCCGAGGTCCGTCTGGTCACGGTGACCCGCACCGGCGAAACGCACCACCTCAAGGACCTCACGGTGTCGACCGCGCTGCGCGGCGATCTCGCCGCCACGCACCTGACCGGCGACAACTCCGACGTGGTCGCCACCGACACGCAGAAGAACACCGTCTACGCCTTCGCCAAGCAAAGCCCGGTCGGCGAGATCGAGGACTTCGCGCTGCGCCTGGGACGCCACTTCGTCAGCTCGTTCCGGCAGATCACCGGCGCCCGCGTCACGATCGACGAACACGGCTGGGACCGCATCCCGGTCGACGGCCACCCGCACGACCACGCCTTCTCCCGCGGCGGCGAGGAAAAACGCACGACGGTGGTGACCATCGACGGCGACCGCAGCTGGGTCGTGTCCGGCCTGCGTGACCTGGTGGTGCTCAAGTCCGCGGGCTCGGAGTTCCACGGCTTCCCACGCGACGAGTACACGACACTGGCCGAAACCGACGACCGCATCCTGGCCACCGCGGTCACCGCGCGGTGGCGGTACCAGGGCGCGGACATCGACTGGCGCACGAGTTTCGCCGAGATCCGGCGGATCCTGCTGGAGACTTTCGCGACCAAACACAGCCTGTCGCTGCAGCAGACGCTGTACGCGATGGGCGCGGCGGTCCTCGAAGAACGCACCGAAGTGGCCGAGATCCGGCTGTCGATGCCGAACAAGCACCACTTCGTGGTCGACCTCAGCCCGTTCGGGCTCACCAACGACAATGAGGTCTTCCACGCCGCCGACCGTCCCTACGGCCTCATCGAAGGCACCGTCCTCCGCGAGGAAGCCGAGGACTGCGGCTCCGCATGGCAGTAA
- a CDS encoding alpha/beta fold hydrolase: MPEIELSAGPIEYTDTGGDGPVIVFLHGLTIDNTVWRKVVPGLGGYRCVLPNWPLGAHKKPMKPDADLSLRGQVRLLAEFLERLDLHEVTLVLNDWGGAQFLISEGSADRVARLVLVACEAFDNFPPGLSGRMLVRVGRIPGAFRVMLHLLKFRFVQRAPGSWGWMSRTPVPPEVMDGWFGPARENPEILRDTLKYGLATPPKQTLLEWTGKLRAFTGPVLVVWAKQDKLMPREHGRRLADLFPDGRLVEVDDSYTLVPEDQPELLTTLLREFVPAASRKPG, encoded by the coding sequence ATGCCCGAGATCGAACTGTCCGCGGGCCCGATCGAGTACACCGACACCGGCGGCGACGGACCGGTGATCGTGTTCCTGCACGGCCTGACCATCGACAACACGGTGTGGCGCAAGGTCGTTCCCGGCCTCGGCGGCTACCGCTGCGTCCTGCCGAACTGGCCGCTCGGCGCACACAAGAAACCGATGAAACCGGACGCGGACCTGTCGCTGCGCGGGCAGGTCCGGTTGCTGGCCGAGTTCCTGGAGAGGCTCGACCTGCACGAGGTGACCCTGGTGCTCAACGACTGGGGCGGCGCGCAATTCCTGATCTCCGAGGGGTCGGCCGATCGGGTCGCGCGCCTGGTCCTCGTGGCGTGCGAGGCGTTCGACAACTTCCCGCCGGGGCTGTCCGGGCGCATGCTCGTCCGGGTCGGCCGGATTCCCGGCGCGTTCAGGGTGATGCTGCACCTGCTGAAGTTCCGGTTCGTGCAGCGCGCGCCCGGTTCGTGGGGGTGGATGAGCCGGACACCGGTGCCGCCCGAGGTGATGGACGGCTGGTTCGGCCCGGCCCGCGAGAACCCGGAAATCCTGCGCGACACGTTGAAGTACGGCCTCGCGACGCCCCCGAAGCAGACGCTGCTGGAGTGGACCGGCAAGCTCCGCGCGTTCACCGGGCCGGTGCTCGTGGTGTGGGCGAAGCAGGACAAGCTCATGCCCCGCGAGCACGGGCGGCGGCTGGCGGACCTGTTCCCGGACGGCAGGCTCGTCGAGGTCGACGACAGCTACACGCTGGTGCCCGAGGACCAGCCGGAGCTGCTCACGACCCTGTTGCGGGAGTTCGTTCCCGCCGCGAGCCGAAAACCAGGTTGA